In one Tessaracoccus palaemonis genomic region, the following are encoded:
- a CDS encoding GNAT family N-acetyltransferase, with translation MTIGITAYRPQDAALTRDLFQAAIRGTASRDYTPEQVVVWSRVDDLGLWNDNRMKAHCLIARIDGVPAGFTEIDDEAYLNMMFVDPRFAGRGVATALLQVALGLVDPTATVTARASLTARPFFEARGFRVDAEHHPVIRGVRLTNFSVSLAPRGR, from the coding sequence GTGACGATCGGGATCACGGCCTACCGACCTCAGGACGCTGCCCTCACCCGCGACCTGTTCCAGGCGGCCATCCGCGGTACCGCCTCTCGGGACTACACGCCCGAGCAGGTGGTGGTGTGGTCGCGCGTCGACGACCTCGGCCTCTGGAACGACAACCGGATGAAGGCGCACTGCCTGATCGCCCGCATCGACGGGGTGCCCGCGGGGTTCACCGAGATCGACGACGAGGCCTACCTCAACATGATGTTCGTCGACCCACGCTTCGCCGGCCGGGGAGTGGCCACGGCCCTGCTACAGGTGGCACTCGGCCTCGTCGACCCGACGGCGACCGTCACCGCCCGCGCAAGCCTGACCGCACGGCCGTTCTTCGAGGCCCGCGGCTTCCGCGTCGACGCGGAGCACCACCCGGTGATCAGGGGCGTGCGGCTCACGAACTTCTCCGTCAGCCTCGCTCCGCGCGGGAGATGA
- a CDS encoding glycoside hydrolase family 43 protein, translating to MATDLNVNPIVLQRADPCVLRHDGQYYFTGSYPLYDRIVLRRAARLDDLQSADEVTIWTKHESGPQSQLIWAPEIHRVGDAWYIYYAAAPNTDGTADAPGADETFNHRVFVLECTDDDPLTGTWVEKGQVNTGWESFALDATSFVHRGEQYLVWAQQDVAVKGHSNLYIARMENPWTLATDAVMLCKPEYDWEIVTFWVAEGPSVLIRDGKVFLTYSASGTGIEYAMGVLTADADADLLDPASWTKSPDPVFASDPEVGIYGPGHNSFTETADGQTVLVYHARTYTELVGDPLWEPNRQACAQILPFDADGNPVWGTPIPLTRPAPTSVDVLGLDGSF from the coding sequence GTGGCCACGGACCTGAACGTCAACCCCATCGTCCTGCAGCGCGCCGATCCGTGCGTCCTGCGCCACGACGGGCAGTACTACTTCACCGGTTCCTACCCGCTCTACGACCGCATCGTGCTGCGCCGAGCCGCGCGGCTCGATGACCTCCAGTCGGCCGACGAGGTCACCATCTGGACCAAGCACGAGTCGGGGCCGCAGTCGCAGCTGATCTGGGCTCCAGAGATCCACCGCGTGGGCGACGCCTGGTACATCTACTACGCGGCGGCGCCGAACACGGACGGAACCGCCGACGCTCCGGGCGCCGACGAGACCTTCAACCACCGCGTCTTCGTGCTCGAGTGCACCGACGACGACCCCCTGACTGGAACCTGGGTCGAGAAGGGACAGGTCAACACGGGCTGGGAGTCGTTCGCACTGGACGCCACCTCGTTCGTGCACCGTGGCGAGCAGTACCTCGTCTGGGCGCAGCAGGACGTTGCCGTCAAGGGCCACTCCAACCTCTACATCGCGCGCATGGAGAACCCCTGGACGCTCGCGACCGATGCCGTGATGCTCTGCAAGCCCGAGTACGACTGGGAGATCGTCACGTTCTGGGTCGCCGAAGGGCCGTCTGTCCTCATCCGCGACGGCAAGGTTTTCCTGACCTACAGCGCGTCGGGCACCGGCATCGAGTACGCGATGGGCGTGCTCACCGCCGACGCCGACGCGGACCTCCTCGATCCGGCGTCGTGGACCAAGAGCCCCGACCCGGTCTTCGCCTCCGACCCCGAAGTCGGCATCTACGGGCCCGGTCACAACAGCTTCACCGAGACCGCCGACGGGCAGACCGTGCTCGTGTACCACGCCCGCACCTACACCGAACTCGTCGGCGATCCCCTCTGGGAGCCGAACCGCCAGGCCTGCGCCCAGATCCTGCCGTTCGACGCCGATGGGAACCCCGTCTGGGGCACGCCGATCCCTCTGACGCGACCGGCCCCGACATCGGTCGACGTCCTCGGCCTCGACGGCAGCTTCTGA
- a CDS encoding MDR family MFS transporter has translation MSDAPTLTRAQWLTAIALIVGGLAPIFDSTIVNVALKSLAADLGVQIATIQWVSTAYLLSLAISIPVVAWAELRFGSRRVWIAALLVFLVGSVACSLAWDAGSLIAFRVVQGFGAGLMMPLMQSVLMRQAGGRNIGTLMGIVSLPIALGPILGPVIGGGILAVASWRWLFLVNVPLCLVGVVLALRWVPGEALGARRPFDWLGFLLVSPGLAAVLLALSNSHDDGGFARPDVGWPLAVGALLLAAFTWHALRRGDTALVRLGLLRARELKVATVAMVFTGAALFGAVFLLPLFWQTVRGTDALGAGLMMIPQGIGTLVVRTQAGRLTDRIGPRWIAVTGFAVAALATAPFAFADASTSPVWLGIVLFLRGCGLGTVFIPIMAAAYTGLPGGDVADASIITRIAQQLGGALGTALLAVLLQASLNGGGTPVDAFHVAFWWATGFAAVSMLVALLLPVISRAERG, from the coding sequence ATGTCCGATGCCCCGACACTGACTCGGGCCCAGTGGCTCACGGCGATCGCGCTGATCGTCGGCGGCCTCGCGCCGATCTTCGACTCGACGATCGTCAACGTCGCGCTCAAGTCGCTGGCCGCCGACCTCGGCGTGCAGATCGCGACGATCCAGTGGGTGTCGACGGCGTATCTGCTGTCCCTGGCGATCTCCATCCCTGTCGTCGCGTGGGCCGAACTGAGGTTCGGGAGCCGACGGGTCTGGATCGCCGCTCTGCTGGTCTTCCTCGTCGGCTCGGTCGCCTGCTCCCTCGCGTGGGACGCCGGGTCTCTGATCGCGTTCCGCGTCGTACAGGGGTTCGGCGCCGGCCTGATGATGCCGCTGATGCAGTCGGTGCTGATGCGGCAGGCGGGAGGCAGGAACATCGGGACGCTGATGGGCATCGTGTCGCTGCCCATCGCGCTCGGCCCGATCCTCGGGCCTGTGATCGGCGGCGGCATCCTCGCGGTCGCGTCGTGGCGCTGGCTGTTCCTCGTCAACGTGCCGCTGTGCCTCGTCGGAGTCGTGCTCGCGCTGCGCTGGGTCCCCGGGGAGGCGCTGGGGGCGCGCCGCCCGTTCGACTGGCTCGGCTTCCTGCTCGTCTCCCCCGGTCTGGCCGCCGTGCTGCTCGCCCTGTCGAACTCCCACGACGACGGGGGTTTCGCCCGCCCCGACGTCGGGTGGCCGCTGGCCGTCGGGGCGCTGCTGCTCGCCGCGTTCACGTGGCACGCCCTGCGGCGCGGCGACACGGCGCTGGTGCGGCTCGGGCTGCTGCGTGCGCGGGAGCTGAAGGTCGCCACCGTGGCGATGGTGTTCACGGGAGCGGCCCTGTTCGGCGCGGTGTTCCTGCTCCCGCTGTTCTGGCAGACGGTGCGCGGCACGGATGCGCTGGGGGCCGGGCTGATGATGATCCCGCAGGGGATCGGCACGCTCGTCGTGCGGACCCAGGCCGGCCGCCTGACGGACCGGATCGGGCCCCGCTGGATCGCGGTGACCGGCTTCGCGGTGGCGGCTCTCGCGACGGCCCCGTTCGCATTCGCCGACGCCTCGACCAGCCCCGTCTGGCTGGGGATCGTGCTGTTCCTGCGCGGCTGCGGGCTCGGGACTGTGTTCATCCCGATCATGGCCGCCGCCTACACCGGCCTGCCCGGCGGCGACGTCGCAGACGCGAGCATCATCACTCGCATCGCGCAGCAACTCGGCGGGGCGCTCGGCACCGCGCTGCTCGCCGTGCTGCTGCAGGCATCGCTGAACGGCGGCGGGACGCCCGTCGACGCGTTCCACGTGGCGTTCTGGTGGGCAACGGGCTTCGCGGCGGTGTCGATGCTCGTGGCGCTGCTGCTGCCGGTCATCTCCCGCGCGGAGCGAGGCTGA
- a CDS encoding GNAT family N-acetyltransferase, with the protein MGDIELTDHDLPSAAELVELYGSVGWNMYTREPSRLQDALRRSLRVVCAREDGRLVGLARVVGDGLTVVFLQDILVAPSHRHAGLGRALFERVFEPYAGVRRKVLLTDERSRQSEFYQQMGFRDIGILEHPLRAFLKSS; encoded by the coding sequence ATGGGGGACATCGAACTGACAGATCATGATCTTCCGTCGGCGGCCGAGCTCGTGGAGCTCTACGGAAGCGTCGGGTGGAACATGTACACCCGGGAGCCGTCGAGGCTGCAGGACGCGCTGCGCCGGTCGCTCCGGGTCGTCTGCGCACGCGAGGACGGCCGACTCGTGGGGCTGGCCCGCGTCGTCGGCGACGGACTGACGGTCGTGTTCCTGCAGGACATCCTGGTCGCACCCTCGCACCGCCACGCGGGTCTGGGGCGGGCCCTGTTCGAACGCGTCTTCGAGCCCTACGCGGGCGTGCGGCGGAAGGTGCTCCTCACCGATGAGCGGTCCCGGCAGAGCGAGTTCTACCAGCAGATGGGCTTCCGCGACATCGGCATCCTGGAGCACCCGCTGCGGGCGTTCCTGAAGTCCAGCTGA